The region ATACCATTAATAGACACGTAACTTGAGCCATGGACTTCAAGGCGGCCTAAATTAATATTACCTCCTAAAGTCGTTTTTCCTGGATTAGTGATAAATAAATCTAATAATCCTGAATTTAAGTGCGGCCCGGTAATGGTACCAATACCTTGGTAAGAAAACGTATTAAGATGCCGAGTGCGAATTTCTATATTGATAGGACCATGCTGAGGGAAAGCATCTAATAGAGATACAAATAATCGACTATTATCTACAGACATATTAATTTGTACTAAATCACGCGGGTCACCCCGCAAAATCACTTTAGATTTAGCATAACCTGTATGCAAGCTAACATTCATTTTACCTTGCACAAAAACATCATTAAAAGCAGGTAATATTCTTGTCTGGGTGGTTTTACCGACAGGAATAACTGTTTTTGGAGCAGATATATGAGTTCGAGCGCACCCAACAAAAAATAATATTAGAAAAAATAATATTAATGAGCGCCTCAAC is a window of Legionella busanensis DNA encoding:
- a CDS encoding GIN domain-containing protein gives rise to the protein MLRRSLILFFLILFFVGCARTHISAPKTVIPVGKTTQTRILPAFNDVFVQGKMNVSLHTGYAKSKVILRGDPRDLVQINMSVDNSRLFVSLLDAFPQHGPINIEIRTRHLNTFSYQGIGTITGPHLNSGLLDLFITNPGKTTLGGNINLGRLEVHGSSYVSINGIKSSNLQLVVTGNPTIQLSGVVNLSNLDLKGDANISLYWIKSDWLTIRGRGHSVIQLAGIVNKLDLELWGYAHFKGRYLRAKRLFAKTHQHAVAELLAIKRQHTLATDASDIYFYEIPDMKTDFMAFDGAVLDMRDLNSPFVEEYTRYNK